One Aethina tumida isolate Nest 87 chromosome 5, icAetTumi1.1, whole genome shotgun sequence genomic window carries:
- the LOC109599569 gene encoding gastric triacylglycerol lipase-like — protein MYFPFRNIIFVIIAVQFTAAVNNNVCPTIDDYETIDTNPKCNYNPDISGNITEMVTNHGFNIESHTVTTWDGYILEIFRIPSSVNDTCDNSKPKQPMLFVHGINRDARCWLLMGSQSPALYYASKCYDVWVANTRGSIYSKHQTYSSYSKDFWDFSFHETATIDIPAIVDTIANVTDQAGKIIYVGHSMGTTISYIYGSVNATHCKNNVKAIISLAPVAYLDKIKVPFIRLIALNGHLIMDTLYFVKLYWLQLQPILSFCTGFPFINACDYFAQIIFGKCKPNIYPQTLPVLTANGSAPISVKTLMHYSQIITRFGRFAWYDYGIVENLSRYKSIFPPLYDVGKIEVNVDLIYANDDLFAVKDDVMVLYNNLQDDLKSIAEVPKDLSQYMNHLDFLISANMNEIYDIIDSKLKNYTN, from the exons atgtactttcCATTTAGAAACatcatttttgttataattgcaGTACAATTTACTGCTGCCGTTAACAACAATGTTTGTCCCACCATCGACGACTATGAGACCATTGACACCAACCCCAAGTGCAACTACAATCCTGATATTTCAGGAAATATT ACAGAAATGGTAACTAATCATGGTTTTAACATAGAAAGCCACACGGTAACAACTTGGGATGGttacattttagaaatattccgTATTCCTTCATCTGTCAACGACACATGTGACAATTCAAAACCTAAACAACCCATGCTTTTTGTCCATGGTATCAACAGAGATGCCAGGTGTTGGCTACTCATGGGCTCTCAGTCTCCTG CTCTTTATTACGCCTCGAAATGTTACGATGTTTGGGTGGCGAACACCAGAGGTTCTATTTATAGCAAACATCAAACCTACAGTAGTTACAGCAAGGATTTCTGGGACTTCAGCTTCCACGAAACTGCCACCATTGACATTCCAGCTATCGTAGACACCATAGCCAATGTTACTGATCAAGCGGGTAAAATCATTTACGTCGGTCACTCTATGGGTACGACCATATCTTACATTTATGGTTCTGTGAATGCAACTCACTGCAAGAACAATGTGAAAGCTATAATTTCGTTGGCACCAGTCGCATATCtcgataaaataaaagtaccaTTTATACGTCTCATAGCATTAAACGGCCACCTTATTATg gatactttatattttgtgaaacTTTACTGGCTTCAGTTACAACCTATTCTCAGTTTTTGTACAGGTTTCCCATTTATTAACGCTTGTGACTACTTCgcccaaataatttttggcaaATGCAAACCCAATATTTACCCA CAAACCTTGCCAGTTTTGACGGCTAATGGAAGTGCGCCAATCTCTGTAAAAACATTAATGCACTATTCGCAAATCATTACTCGTTTTGGACGTTTCGCTTGGTATGATTACGGCATCGTGGAAAATTTATCTCgatacaaatcaatttttccaCCGTTATATGATGTGGGCAAGATTGAAGTAAATGTTGACTTAATTTATGCTAACGATGATTTATTCGCTGTAAAGGAT GATGTCAtggttttgtataataatctACAAGACGATCTAAAATCAATTGCTGAAGTTCCGAAGGATTTGTCCCAATATATGAACCACTTGGATTTTTTGATCAGTGCGaatatgaatgaaatttatgatattattgaCTCGAAGCTGAAAAATTACACGAActga
- the LOC109599570 gene encoding gastric triacylglycerol lipase-like, producing MLFVNGIGRDARCWLLMGARSPGLYYVSKCYDVWLTNIRGSPYSKHQTYKPYSKEFWDFSLHEQATIDIPAIIDTIANVSGQPGKLIYVGHSMGTTISYIYASVNRTHCKNNVKAIISLAPIAKLNKFEVPFMHFLALISQIIKEVLPVLRLIQGIFAWYDYGITEYLARYNSILPPLYEVGKIPVNVDLIWANDDKFSVKDDIAVLYNNLPNDLKSIAEVPANSNQMTP from the exons ATGTTGTTCGTCAATGGAATCGGAAGAGACGCCAGATGTTGGCTACTCATGGGCGCACGGTCTCCCG GCCTCTATTATGTATCAAAATGTTACGATGTTTGGTTAACAAACATCAGAGGTTCTCCTTATAGCAAACATCAAACTTATAAGCCTTACAGCAAGGAATTCTGGGACTTTAGCTTACACGAACAAGCCACCATTGACATACCTGCAATTATAGACACCATAGCAAACGTTAGTGGTCAACcgggtaaattaatttacgtgGGCCACTCTATGGGTACAACCATATCGTACATCTATGCTTCTGTGAATAGGACTCACTGTAAGAACAATGTGAAGGCTATAATTTCACTGGCACCAATCGCAAAGCTCAATAAATTCGAAGTACCGTTTATGCATTTCTTGGCGCTCATTAGCCAAATTATCAAG gaaGTTTTACCCGTTTTAAGGCTAAT ACAAGGGATATTTGCTTGGTATGATTATGGAATTACGGAATATTTAGCTCGGTACAACTCAATATTACCACCACTATATGAGGTGGGAAAGATACCAGTAAATGTTGATCTAATTTGGGCCAATGATGATAAATTCTCTGTAAAGGAT GACATtgcagttttatataataatctgCCAAATGATCTAAAATCGATCGCTGAGGTTCCAGCGAATTCAAACCAAA TGACGCCATAA
- the LOC109599577 gene encoding gastric triacylglycerol lipase — translation MSGNITEIIMGHGYKMETYTTTTWDGYILNIFRIPAAINDNCENSKPKQPIFFVNGIDRDARCWLLMSGQSPALYYASKCYDVWLTNVRGTAYSKHINRDPNSKAYWDFSFHEQATIDIPANLDVVAKVTGQAGNIIYVGHSMGTTISYIYCSVNVTHCKNNLKAVISLAPIANLNKLKVPFLYLLAYSSKLLQSMFSLVHLYWFPLQPIFRLCVIFPIMGPCAMMLQFFMGKSQPNNYPEFLPGFMFNGSAPVGVKLIVHYFQIMIKKGRFAWYDHGTSKNLIVYNSKVPPLYDVSNIPVNVDLIFANDDLLSYKDDVMVLYKNLPSSLKSISEVPTNSSKYMNHIDFLISQNIGNVYDTINIKLKNYST, via the exons ATGTCAGGAAATATT ACGGAAATAATCATGGGTCATGGTTATAAAATGGAAACATACACAACAACCACATGGGATGGatacattttgaatatatttcgtATTCCCGCAGCCATAAACGACAACTGCGAAAATTCGAAACCGAAACAACCCATTTTTTTCGTCAACGGTATCGACAGGGATGCCAGATGTTGGTTACTAATGAGCGGCCAATCTCCTG caCTATATTATGCGTCGAAATGTTACGATGTTTGGCTGACAAATGTAAGAGGTACTGCGTACAGCAAGCACATAAATAGAGACCCCAACAGTAAGGCCTATTGGGACTTTAGTTTCCACGAACAGGCTACCATAGATATTCCAGCAAATCTCGACGTAGTAGCCAAAGTCACAGGACAAGCAGGGAACATAATTTACGTCGGCCATTCTATGGGCACGACCATATCATACATTTATTGTTCCGTTAATGTAAcacattgtaaaaataatttgaaagcaGTGATATCTCTGGCACCAATTGCAAATCTCAATAAGTTGAAAGTGCCGTTCCTCTATTTGTTGGCGTACAGCAGCAAACTTTTGCAG agtATGTTTTCTTTGGTGCATCTTTATTGGTTTCCATTACAACCGATCTTTAGATTGTGCgttatttttccaataatgGGACCTTGTGCTATGAtgctacaattttttatgggcAAAAGCCAACCAAATAATTATCCa GAATTCCTGCCTGGTTTCATGTTTAATGGGAGCGCTCCTGTTGGTGTAAAACTTATAGTGCATTACTttcaaattatgattaaaaaaggACGATTCGCTTGGTATGATCATGgaacttcaaaaaatttaattgtgtacaaTTCAAAAGTACCACCATTATATGATGTGAGCAACATTCCTGTCAATGTTGACTTGATTTTTGCGAACGACGATTTACTTTCTTATAAagat GACGTCATGGTTTTATACAAGAATTTACCAAGCAGTTTGAAATCAATATCTGAAGTTCCGACAAACTCAAGTAAATATATGAACCATATAGACTTCCTAATAAGCCAAAATATAGGAAATGTCTATGatacaattaacataaaactcaaaaattacTCGACTTGA
- the LOC126265683 gene encoding lipase member K-like, whose product MEKHTTITWDGFILDKFRIPSSMNDTCDNTKLKQPILFVHGTARDARCWLLMGTKSPAFYYASKCYDVWLANTTGTAFCKHASIKPYSKTYWDFSFHEQATRDIPAKLDLIANVTGQAGNIIYMGHSMGTTMAFVYCSVNVTHCRNNLRAIIALGPIANLNKIKVPFFHFFARTN is encoded by the exons ATGGAGAAACACACAACAATTACATGGGACGGTTTCATTTTAGACAAGTTCCGTATTCCTTCATCCATGAACGACACGTGCGACaacacaaaacttaaacaaccCATACTTTTTGTTCACGGGACCGCCCGAGATGCAAGATGCTGGCTTCTAATGGGAACTAAGTCTCCAG CTTTCTATTATGCTTCGAAATGTTATGATGTTTGGCTAGCGAACACCACAGGTACTGCCTTCTGCAAACATGCATCAATAAAGCCTTACAGTAAAACATATTGGGACTTTAGCTTCCACGAACAAGCCACCAGAGATATTCCAGCAAAGTTGGACCTGATTGCTAATGTTACTGGACAAGCGGggaatataatatacatgGGGCATTCAATGGGTACAACCATGGCGTTCGTTTATTGCTCTGTTAATGTCACCCACTGCAGGAATAATTTGAGGGCAATTATTGCGCTGGGGCCAATTgcaaatcttaataaaatcaaGGTGCCTTTTTTCCATTTCTTCGCACGCACCAACTAA
- the LOC109607699 gene encoding gastric triacylglycerol lipase, with amino-acid sequence MLFHFRNIIFATLAVQFTSADSNNVCPTFDDYETIEINPKCSYNPDVSGNITEMVTHHGFNIESHTVTTWDGYILEIVRIPSSTNGTCDNSVPKQPMLFVNGIGRDARCWLLMGTRSPALYYASKCYDVWLANIRGSAYSKHQTYNPYSKEFWDFSFHEQATIDIPAIIDTIANVSGQPGKLIYVGHSMGTTISYIYASVNRTHCKNNVKAIISLAPIANLNKFEVPFMHFLALNSQIIKDTLFLVKIYWCQLQPILSLCTGFPLIDACDYFLQFFAGNSDPNNYPEVLPVLTANGSSPMSIKSLMHYAQICNRQGIFAWYDYGITQNLARYNSILPPLYEVGKIPVNVDLIWANDDKFSVKDDVAVLYNNLPNGLKSIAEVPANSSQSMNHVDFITNPNIEEIYNNMNTKLEKYKN; translated from the exons ATGCTCtttcattttagaaatattattttcgctACTCTTGCTGTACAATTTACTTCTGCCGATAGCAACAACGTTTGTCCCACCTTCGATGACTATGAAACCATTGAAATCAATCCAAAGTGCTCCTACAATCCTGATGTTTCAGGAAATATA ACAGAAATGGTAACTCACCATGGATTCAACATAGAATCTCACACGGTAACTACATGGGATGGTtacattttagaaattgttcgCATCCCTTCATCCACCAACGGTACATGTGACAATTCAGTACCCAAACAACCCATGTTGTTCGTCAATGGAATCGGACGAGACGCCAGATGTTGGCTACTCATGGGCACACGGTCTCCCG CCCTCTATTATGCATCAAAATGTTACGATGTTTGGTTAGCAAACATCAGAGGTTCTGCTTATAGCAAACATCAAACTTATAATCCTTACAGCAAGGAATTCTGGGACTTTAGCTTCCACGAACAAGCCACCATTGACATACCTGCAATTATAGACACCATAGCAAACGTTAGTGGTCAACcgggtaaattaatttacgtgGGCCACTCTATGGGTACAACCATATCGTACATCTATGCTTCTGTGAATAGGACTCACTGTAAGAACAATGTGAAGGCTATAATTTCACTGGCACCAATCGCAAATCTCAATAAATTCGAAGTACCGTTTATGCATTTCTTGGCGCTCAATAGCCAAATTATCAAG GATACTTTGtttttggtaaaaatttaCTGGTGTCAGTTACAACCAATTTTAAGCTTGTGTACTGGTTTCCCATTAATAGATGCGTGTGATTACTTCCTACAATTTTTTGCAGGCAATAGTGACCCCAATAATTACCCC GAAGTCTTACCCGTTTTAACGGCTAATGGAAGTTCACCAATGTCCATAAAATCTTTAATGCATTATGCGCAAATCTGTAACAGACAAGGGATATTTGCTTGGTATGATTATGGAATTACGCAAAATTTAGCTCGGTACAACTCAATATTACCACCACTATATGAGGTGGGCAAGATACCAGTAAATGTTGATCTAATTTGGGCCAATGATGATAAATTCTCTGTAAAGGAT GACGTCgcagttttatataataatctgCCAAATGGTCTAAAATCGATCGCTGAAGTTCCGGCAAATTCAAGCCAAAGTATGAACCACGTGGattttataactaatccaaatattgaagaaatttataacaatatgaaCACAAAgttggaaaaatataaaaactga